In Rhodopirellula sp. P2, the DNA window GCAGTTGCCCGCTGATTTGCCGCTGACAATTGGCATTTCGGGCGGGTTGGATAGCACCTTGGCGCTGTTGGTGGCGGTCTCGGCAGTCGACCAATTGAAGCGGGACCGCAAGCTCATCGATGCGATCATCATGCCCGGTTTTGGGACCACGCAGCACACCAACGACAGTGCGAATCAGCTTGTCCAGGGATTGGGAGTGGCGTCCGAAAGCATCGATATCCGGCCGCTCGCATTGCGAACGTTTTTGGACATCGGGCATTCGCCGTTGGGGCTGGCCATTGATTCCTCCACCCAGGTGGACGCGCTGCAGCAGCGGCTTCAAAAGGTGGATGCCAGCGGCGGCGATTTGCGATTCGAAAATGTGCAGGCTCGGATCCGCACAATGCTGTTGATGAGTCGCGGGTTTGTGCTCGGTACCGGCGACTTGTCCGAGCAAGCGTTGGGGTGGAGCACTTACAATGGCGATCACATGTCAATGTACAACGTCAATGCATCCGTGCCCAAGACGTTGGTTCGCTACCTGGTGCAATACGCCGCCGATCACCGCTATCGCGAGTCGCTGCATGAGACGTTGCACCGGATCGCTGACACACCGATTTCACCGGAGCTGTTGCCACCCACCGAAGACGGCGAGATTCGCCAGAACACAGAGGCCGCGATCGGCCCCTATGAACTGCATGATTTCTTTCTCTATCACTTTGTGCGAGGTGGTTGCGATGTCGCGAAAATGTGTTTCTTGGCGAAGCAAGCCAAGTTCCGCGAGCCGCATTCGGAGGACGTGATCGAAGCGACTGCCAAGACATTTGTGCGGCGATTCTTTCAGAATCAGTTCAAACGCAATTGTGTTCCAGATGGTCCCAAGATTGGTTCGGTCAGTTTGTCGCCGCGTGGCGATTGGCGGATGCCAGCGGATGCCTCCAGTGCCGCCTTTCGGGATTGAGTCCCGGCCCACCCATTCGCTTTGGCGCGGTGGCGTGCACAATAGGCATTCGCGGTTTGTTTTGGATGCCGCCTTTCTGACGAGTGCTTTGTTCCCTGGGACCCTGATTGATGTCAAACGATTCCACCCTTCCCATCGAAATCACGGTGGCCGATTTGGACGCGATGCGTGCTCGCGGCGACAACTTTGTGTTGCTGGATGTCCGTGAAGCGAGCGAGTATGAAACCGCTCGCATCGAGGGTTCCAAGCTGTTGCCGATGAGCGAAATCCAGCAGCGATTGTCTGAATTGGACGAGCATCAGCAGGACCACATCGTGGTGCAGTGTCATCACGGTGGTCGAAGCATGCAGGTGACCGAGTTCTTGCGTTCCAAGGGGTTCGGCAAGGTGCAGAACTTGGCGGGCGGAATTGACCAGTGGTCGTTGCAGATCGACTCTTCCGTTCCCCGGTATTGAGCTGGTGGTTTCGGGGCGGGTGGGAGGCTTTGACGTCTTGGCAAGATGCGCAGCCTGAGGGGGCTTTGCATGTCGTTCGGATTGTTTTGGTCCTGACGATCATGCTTCGTCGATAAGCGATGTCAGTCATCCAAAATTCGACGGAGAAAGAAGCTGATGTCTTGGACCCTTTCAAAGAATCGACCCGTGTCTGATTTGTGCCTTGCACCCCATTCCCAGCAGGGGCGATGGAGTGTCGTCATCCGTGTCGTGGCAGCGTGGGCCATGATCGCTGGTATCGTTTGCGTCGGTTTGAATCACGCGTCGGCCCAGTCCTGTGGATGCGGTGAACCCGCCTGCGGAATGGAACCCGCCTGTGGCTGCGAAGCCCCGTTGGCGTTTCCCGCTCTTCGGGCTCAGATGGGCGTGTCCTGCGGTTGCGAAACCCAGTGTTCGTCTGCTGTGGAGCCGGTGTGTGGCGCGGAACCGGTGTGCGGTGTCGAGCCCTTCTTCGCCAGCGAACCGAGCTGCGGCTCGGGTGTGACCTGCGGATGCGAGACCGCTGGGTGTTCGAGTTGTCGAAAAGCCGACAGCGGAGGATTCCTGGGGCGTCACCAAGTCCAAAAGTGCAACCCGATCTATCAAACGTTGGATCTCGCGGCGTGCAGCGTGGAACGAGTTTTGGAGGTCGGGGCGAATCTGGTGTGCGGTCCTCATCGCCATCGTGGTTGTGAATCAGGATGCCAAACGTGCAGTCACTGTGAATCTTCCATGGGAGGAATCGGGGCTCACGAAATGCATTCCTATGGGCACCACACCGTGATCGAAGCACCCGTGGTGATCGATTCACATTCGCGGCCCTACGCCTCGAATTCGACGGTGACGGAGGTGACGCCATACGTGCAGCACCAACCCAGCGTGCAAGCGATTCCAACGCCCGCACCGCAACTGCAACGCACCCCTCTGACAGATGGGCCGAAAACAACCATCCGTAAGTCAGCCAATGGTTTGCCAGCGATTCCGAAGCCTGTGCCAACGCAGTCGTCGCCCACTCGCGGGTCCAAGGAACGCGCCGGATCGCTGTTTGATGAGATGCGGAATCCATTTGAGGACGATTCGGCCCGCGTCAGCCGGCGTCGTGTCAACGTTCGGCAGACTTCCTTCGAAGGTGGCGAGCCTGAATCGGTGCGTCGGATTTCCCGTCCGATCCGCAAAGCAGCAACGCAGCCATCGGAAGCCGATGACTTTGCTGATTACTTCCGGAAATAGCCCGCAGCCTGCCGGGGTGGCTCGAAAACCAAGATCGGCAATCCCGGTTGACTGACGGGCAGCTTCTCAAGCTGACAGCGTCTCGGACTGCGAATTGCGAGGCGACGAATTCGTTGACATGATTTGGATGGTCTACAATGGTGACGAGCGACCAGCTCGTCGCCAATTTTTGGGGGCGGATTCGCAGGCGAGGTTTCCTCGTTGCAAGTTCGCTTCCGATCATCGTCCCCCTTGGATTTGTTTGTTGTGGCAAGACGCACCGTTTCAATCTTCTTAGCCGTGCTGGTTGCTTGGGCCGTGCTATTTGTTTGGGGAGGTACCGTCGGTTCGCTCGCGTTCGCGGATGTCATTACCTTTGAAGATGGGGCGGACGAGTCGACCAAGGTCGAGCGAACGATTGACGCTGAAATTTTGGTGGAGGCTGCTGACGGTGGGGTTCTGGCTCGCTGCGATGCCGGTCGGTTGTGGACGATCCAACCGGATAAGATTGTCAAGCGAACCGAGCAACCCGCTGGTCCACCTGTCAATCAGGAAGCCATGGCCCGGCGGATGCTGAAGGAATTGCCCGCGGGGTTTCAGGTTTACCGAACGGTGAACTACTTGATTCTTCATCAGGGCAACGAAGCCTACGCCCGAGATTGCGGCGTTCTGTTTGAGCAACTGCACCGAGGCTTCTTCACTTACTGGAAAAACCAGCACGTTGATCTGGAAGAGCCTCGGTATCCCCTGGTGGCTTTGGTGTTGGCCAACCACGACGAATTTCTGAAGTACGCCGGTCAGGAAATTGGTGACACGGCGAAAAGCGTCATCGGTTACTACCACTTGGAAAGCAACCGGATGACAACGTTTCGGGTGCCCAATCTTGAACGCAACATCGCGACCATCATTCATGAGGCGACTCATCAGTTGGCTTACAACTGTGGTCTGCAAACTCGGTTCGCCGACAATCCGATGTGGGTCAGCGAAGGGATGGCGATGTTCTTCGAGTCGCCCGACTTCAGCAACCCTCGGGGATGGCGAGGGATTGGCCGAGTCAACGTGGTCAACTTGGGGCGCTTTCGACGCTACCTCCCGTTGCGACCCGAGGATTCCCTGGTGACGCTGTTGTCCGACGATTCGCGTTTCCGTTCCGCGTCGACTGCGGAAGACGCCTATGGAGAGTCGTGGGCGCTGACCTATTTTCTGTTGAAGACGCAGCGCAAAGAGTTTGTGGCTTACCTGCAAAAGCTCAGCGAGTGCAAGCCGCTCGACGAACGTACGCCACGGGAACGAATCGAGGACTTTGAGAGTTCCATGGGCATGGGGTTGGACGAACTCGATCGCAAATTCCTGACTTACATGCGGCGTGTTCGTTAAGCAGGCAGGCAGAAGTTTTCGGGGGCGTGGGCCTTCTGTCATCGCGGCACCGGGCGGCTTGCGCCGCGCCGCTAAGCAGGTACGCAAAAATGATTGGGTCTAAATTAGTGAGCCGTTTGGGCGTTCGCCCCGGTTGCGCGTGAAAACCGTGGCTAACGCCAACGGCTCACATACCCGATGACACCTGCCTACCTGCTTAACAGAGGAGGTTCTTCCCGGACGGTTCCTTTTCCTTAGAAATCGCCGTTGATGGTCTCGCGAGACGCACGTGTGCCCAGTGCTCCCCACAATCCGTAAGGGCTTTCTGATCCCGCCGGCGTGACGCTGTTGGTTTGCCCTGAAAGGGCTTTGCAGTACACGCAAGCGACACGTGAGTTGCCCGCCTCGATCGAGTCCGTGATGAACTTGACCGCACCATCGGACATCGCAACATGCACCCCGCCGACGTGATAGCTGCTCGGCGGAGCAATGCCATAGGTATCGGAGTGGCCCACCAGGCAGAGTTCTGAATTGGGGCCCAAGATGGTGTTGAATTGAGATTGAAGCGTGTGAAAGTCGGCCCATCGCAATCCACGCTGGGAGATGGGGGCATAGACGTTTGCGGCGTCGGTCCAGAAATTGGGGCGCTCAGGATCAACGAATCCAAGGTCGAAGCATCGTTTGGGATTGTTCGCAATTTGAAAGAACCCGCCTTTCGCGTTGGTGAACCCAATCGTTCGGTTGTCTCGGTCGCCGAGCCCCGTCGCGATTTCGCCAACCGCAATTGTGTTGCTCAGTCCATCGGTGAAATCGCGAAACCGCATTGCCTTGCGAGGCACGAAGGCGCCGCGAAGTCCACAGCGGGCTCGTTGCATCGCCAGCGATTCGTTGTGCTCCCAGCGGTTCGCACTGGAGTTCCAAACGGTCACACCATGTTCGGCTTCGTAAAATCCATCCCCCGAGCAAGCCGCGTAGTTGGTGCGGCCGAGTCCAGGCAGTCCGTAACCAGGGTCACTTGGGCAGCGGAAGGTAGGGATCTCAGTCGCCCATGGCGGGTACTGGATCGTCCAAGGTCGCGGGCCAAAGGGAGGCCAGATGTCGCCATCCGCTTCGTGCAAGGGGTTGCTGACCATGGACCAAATGGATTGCTGTTCCACAAAAGGCAGCAGGCCGACCAAGAAGGTCAGTTCCATGCGTGTGAAGCCTGATCCATCATTGGCGCTGCCGCGGGCCGCGGTGTTGTCGTTTTCATCCGTGGGACCGACACCATGGATGGGCAACTGGCTGAACGCGGCGTGGTAGTTGTGCAGCCCCAACCCAATCTGTTTCATGTTGTTGCCACAACTCATTCGCCGCGCCGCTTCACGAGCGGATTGGACGGCTGGCAATAGCAGGGCGACCAAGATGCCAATGATGGCGATCACCACCAGCAACTCCACCAGGGTGAACGCGTGCGGCTGGTGTGGGCTGCGAAGCGAACGAATGAGACGCATGACGAATCCACCGTGAGACGTGGGATGTGATGTCAATGCTTCCGTGCAAATGCCGAACTCGTTGTACGCCTTACCCATGTTGGGGGCAAGTAAAAATTTGCAACCGACGGGTGGATCCGCAGCGAAGCACCGGTGCCTGAGCCGGTCGCGGCGGTTCACGGCTCGACTCGGGGCGCGTTTTTTCAGGGTCCATCTGGTTCTCGGGACCAATCTGGTTTCTCAGGGGCAATCTGGTTTCTCAGGGGCAATCTGGCTCGGGTTGTCGTCGTTTGGATGGTCATCTAGCTGACCGACCTCGAAGACGCGACAATGGGGTTTTCGCCCGTTACCGCCTCCACCGAGAGATTGTCATGCGTTTGTTGTCAGGTTTAGGACTTTGTTTGGCTGTCGCCGCGATCATGCAGTTGTCAGCCACGGGAGCTGAAAAGGAAGCGCCCAAGAAACTGCTGCGGCATGTCGTGATGTTTGGATTCAAAGAAACCAGCTCGGCAGCGGAGGTGCAGGTTGTCGTGGACGCCTTCCGAAACTTGCCAAACGAAATTCCCGAGATCTCGGGCTTCGAGTTCGGGACGAACAACTCGCCCGAAGGACTCAACGATGGCCTGACGCATTGCTTCCTGGTGACTTTCGAAAGCGAAGCCGACCGCGAAGCCTATCTGCCTCACCCAGCCCACAAGGCATTTGTGGAAGTCCTCAAGCCACACCTCGAAAAAGTGGTCGTGATCGACTACTGGGCCGATAAGTAGTCCGGGTGATGGCGCTCCGGATTGGTCACTTCTGACTGGTCAAGGAGCGGCCGCCGGGTCAAAACGGCGGGACGGAAGCTTCCCTCAGGCCATCCAGCTCGGCTGGGTCCTTGTTCACAAAAAGCCCGGCATTTGCGGTCTCAAACCGCGGCTGGGTTTTTTCGTCGACGCTGAGAAAGCGGCGGCAGCAGCGGAACGCTTGACCTAATTTGCTTCCGTGGCTATTCTCCGTCATCAATCCGGCTGAAAGTGGCCGGGGTCATCATAAGGAAATTTAATACAGCAGGTTGTCGTTGCAGTTTCGTACGCTTGAATTGTTCTGTCGTGTCGCCGATCTCCGCAGTTTTTCAAAAGCTGCGGCCGATTGCGGTTTGACACAAAGCGCGGTCAGTCAAGCCATCAGCGGGTTGGAAGAATCCGTTGGGGCCAGTCTGATCGATCGTTCCAGTCGGCCGTTGGGTTTGACGGAAGCTGGCGAGATTTACCTGTGTGGCGTTCGCGACGTGATTCGCCAGTACAACGAACTGGAACAACGCGTTCGCTTCCGCGGCGAACGACTGACTGGCAGCGTGAACGTCGGCGCGATTTATTCGGTCGGGCTGAGCTACATGCCCGAGGCCACCAAGGTCTTCGAAACTCAGCACCCCGACGTCAAAGTCCGAACGGAATTTGGCAGCAGCCAACGCGTTGTGCAGATGGTGCTCGATGGCGGTGTTGAATTCGGGCTGGTGAGTTTCCCCCGGACCACCAAGGCGTTGGGAACGATCCCTTGGCAATCCGAACCGATGCGTCTGGTTTGTTCCGCAGACCACCCTTTTGCCAAGCGAACGGAAGTCTCGGCTTCGGAACTCAGCGGCATGGAAATGGTGGGGTTCGAACGCGGGTTGGTGCTGCGTCAGGCGATTGACCAATGTCTGAAACGCGCCGGCATCTCGGTGGTCACTCAGATGGAATTTGACAATGCCGATTCGATGGTTCGTGCGATCCAGGCGAACCGTGGGTTAGGGATTGTCCCCGAGGC includes these proteins:
- a CDS encoding rhodanese-like domain-containing protein, with protein sequence MSNDSTLPIEITVADLDAMRARGDNFVLLDVREASEYETARIEGSKLLPMSEIQQRLSELDEHQQDHIVVQCHHGGRSMQVTEFLRSKGFGKVQNLAGGIDQWSLQIDSSVPRY
- a CDS encoding crotonobetainyl-CoA--carnitine CoA-transferase; translated protein: MSDLCLAPHSQQGRWSVVIRVVAAWAMIAGIVCVGLNHASAQSCGCGEPACGMEPACGCEAPLAFPALRAQMGVSCGCETQCSSAVEPVCGAEPVCGVEPFFASEPSCGSGVTCGCETAGCSSCRKADSGGFLGRHQVQKCNPIYQTLDLAACSVERVLEVGANLVCGPHRHRGCESGCQTCSHCESSMGGIGAHEMHSYGHHTVIEAPVVIDSHSRPYASNSTVTEVTPYVQHQPSVQAIPTPAPQLQRTPLTDGPKTTIRKSANGLPAIPKPVPTQSSPTRGSKERAGSLFDEMRNPFEDDSARVSRRRVNVRQTSFEGGEPESVRRISRPIRKAATQPSEADDFADYFRK
- a CDS encoding Dabb family protein; this encodes MRLLSGLGLCLAVAAIMQLSATGAEKEAPKKLLRHVVMFGFKETSSAAEVQVVVDAFRNLPNEIPEISGFEFGTNNSPEGLNDGLTHCFLVTFESEADREAYLPHPAHKAFVEVLKPHLEKVVVIDYWADK
- a CDS encoding LysR family transcriptional regulator, which encodes MQFRTLELFCRVADLRSFSKAAADCGLTQSAVSQAISGLEESVGASLIDRSSRPLGLTEAGEIYLCGVRDVIRQYNELEQRVRFRGERLTGSVNVGAIYSVGLSYMPEATKVFETQHPDVKVRTEFGSSQRVVQMVLDGGVEFGLVSFPRTTKALGTIPWQSEPMRLVCSADHPFAKRTEVSASELSGMEMVGFERGLVLRQAIDQCLKRAGISVVTQMEFDNADSMVRAIQANRGLGIVPEAAVRRETANGTLRVVACPEIQMVRPLGIIFRRSGKLSRAAIELGSLLLGREMEPELRTKSEAAKADRKKNQTKDRAVSVVA
- a CDS encoding DUF1570 domain-containing protein, with translation MDLFVVARRTVSIFLAVLVAWAVLFVWGGTVGSLAFADVITFEDGADESTKVERTIDAEILVEAADGGVLARCDAGRLWTIQPDKIVKRTEQPAGPPVNQEAMARRMLKELPAGFQVYRTVNYLILHQGNEAYARDCGVLFEQLHRGFFTYWKNQHVDLEEPRYPLVALVLANHDEFLKYAGQEIGDTAKSVIGYYHLESNRMTTFRVPNLERNIATIIHEATHQLAYNCGLQTRFADNPMWVSEGMAMFFESPDFSNPRGWRGIGRVNVVNLGRFRRYLPLRPEDSLVTLLSDDSRFRSASTAEDAYGESWALTYFLLKTQRKEFVAYLQKLSECKPLDERTPRERIEDFESSMGMGLDELDRKFLTYMRRVR
- a CDS encoding DUF1559 domain-containing protein, which produces MRLIRSLRSPHQPHAFTLVELLVVIAIIGILVALLLPAVQSAREAARRMSCGNNMKQIGLGLHNYHAAFSQLPIHGVGPTDENDNTAARGSANDGSGFTRMELTFLVGLLPFVEQQSIWSMVSNPLHEADGDIWPPFGPRPWTIQYPPWATEIPTFRCPSDPGYGLPGLGRTNYAACSGDGFYEAEHGVTVWNSSANRWEHNESLAMQRARCGLRGAFVPRKAMRFRDFTDGLSNTIAVGEIATGLGDRDNRTIGFTNAKGGFFQIANNPKRCFDLGFVDPERPNFWTDAANVYAPISQRGLRWADFHTLQSQFNTILGPNSELCLVGHSDTYGIAPPSSYHVGGVHVAMSDGAVKFITDSIEAGNSRVACVYCKALSGQTNSVTPAGSESPYGLWGALGTRASRETINGDF